Part of the Elusimicrobiota bacterium genome, GGCTGCCCAACGGCGGCGTGATAATAGAGGAACTTGAGCGGCTGGCCAAGGAAACCGAGGCCGCCGGCGGCTATCAACGCGTAAAAACCCCGCATATCTGCAAAGAGACCCTGTACAAGAAAAGCGGCCACCTGCCGTATTACGCGGAGAGCATGTTCCCCGCGATGGATATAGACGGGCAGAAATATTATCTGAAGCCGATGAACTGCCCGCACCACCACAAGATCTTCGGCGCCAAGCCCCGCAGCTACCGCGACCTGCCTGTGCGCCTGGCCGAGTATGGCACCTGCTACCGCTATGAACAGTCCGGGGAGATTTTCGGCCTGATGCGCGTGCGCTCGATGCAAATGAACGACGCTCACATCTACTGCACGCCGGAGCAGTTCCAGGAGGAGTTCCTGGCGGTCTGCCGCATGTACCTGGGCTACTTCAAGATCTTCGGCATTGAAAAGTACGTCATGCGCTTCAGCACCCATTCGGACGAAGGGCTGGGCAAGAAGTATGTCGATAATAAAGAGATGTGGTACTCCACGGAAAAGATGGTCCGTGAAGCATTGGTCAACGGCGGGCTGCCGTTCAAAGAAATTGTCAACGAGGCCGCTTTCTACGGCCCGAAGATAGATGTTCAGATCTGGAGCGCCATAGGCAAAGAGTTCTCGCTCGCCACCAACCAGGTGGATTTCGCCGTGCCTGGCCGTTTCGGCCTGGTGTATAAAGACAAGGACGGAGCCGAAAAAACTCCGCTTTGCATACACCGCGCCCCGCTGGGCACGCATGAACGCTTTGTGGGCTTTCTTATAGAACATTTTGCCGGCCATTTTCCATTGTGGCTTTCCCCCGTGCAGGTGAAAATCTTGACCATTACCTCAGCCGAAGAGGATTACGCCCGCGAGCTTTCAGCCAGGCTGAAAGCGGAGGGATTCAGAGTCGCTCTTGACCTTGGAGCCGATACGATAGGTTCTAAAGTCCGCACCGCGGCCCTTGAAAAACCTGCCTACACGCTGATCGTCGGCAAGAAAGAAAAGGCGGAAGGCACCATCGCCCTTCGCCTTAAAGGCGGCAAAAACCTTTACGGCCTGAAGCCGGACGAAGTAATAGTCAACCTCAAAAAAGAACGGGACATCCGCGCGCTTACCGGCGTGTATACTCCTCCAGAAGGGGTTTAGCCCGGCCGTGCGTTGCAAAAGCCATAAGCCATATGGCGCGGCTGGAACAGCCGTAGGGCGTACGGCTTATGGCCTAAAGCTTATGGCAGTCTTATAATTGTATGCTCTTCCAATTTCAAAAACTTAAAATTCAGGGACTTGTCCTGATAAAACCGGAAATCGGCAGCGATGACCGGGGTACGTTTTCGGAAATATATAAAAGTTCCGTTTTCAGGAAAGCCGGTATAAAAGACGCTTTTGTGCAGGATAACCGTTCCGTTTCAAAAAAAGGCGTATTGCGCGGCCTGCACTATCAGCGGCGGCTGTTTTCACAGGCAAAACTGGTTAGTTGCGGCAGGGGCCGCGTTTTTGACGTGGCCGTGGACCTGCGCAAGGATTCAAAGACATTCAAAAAATGGTTCGGCGTTGAGCTTTCGGGCGAAAACCGCCTGTCGCTTTTTATACCTGCGGGTTTCGCCCACGGTTTCCTGGCGCTTGCGGACGGCTCCGAGGTTACTTATAAATGCTCAAAAGAGTACGCCCCTGCGCATGACGCCGGCATCAGATGGGATGATCCAGCGGTAGGGGTGAAATGGCCGTTCAAAAAACCGCGCCTTTCCGAAAAAGATAAAAATTTGCCGTTTTTAAAAAGCGCAAAACTGTAAGTGAAAAAGCTGTCTTAGAGTCAGAGAGTCTGGGAGCTGCCGTAAGCCATAGGTCATAGGTCATAGGTCATAGGCCATAGGCCATAGGCTCTTCAAGAAACTCCTTAATAGCGTATGGCGGACTTGGTGATGGAATTTTCCAATGACTAAAACCATGCTTGTTACCGGCGGAGCGGGGTTTATAGGCTCAAATTTTATCCGTTTTATTTTTAAAAAAACAGGGTTTAAAGGGCGGATAATAAATTTAGATAAACTTACCTATGCCGGCCTTCGCGGGAATCTTAGCGATATCGAGCGCTGTTTTGGCCCGAAGCGCTATATCTTTATAAAGGGCGACATTTGCGATTTTAAAAAAGTTGACGCCGTGATCAAAAAATACGATGTTTCAGTGATCGTTAATTTCGCGGCTGAAACTCATGTCGACCGTTCCATACACGGCCCTAAAGAGTTTATAGAAACCAATATCAACGGCACCTTTAATCTGCTTGAGTGCGCCCGGGTCCATTGGAAAAACAGGAAGGACGTCCGGTTCCATCACATCAGCACCGACGAGGTGTTCGGTTCGCTTGGTAAAACCGGCCGCTTCACGGAAACCACGCCTTACGACCCCAGAAGCCCGTACTCTGCCGCAAAGGCCTCCTCCGACCATCTTGCCAGGGCCTATTTCCACACTTACGGCCTGCCGGTTACCATTTCCAACTGCTCCAATAATTACGGGCCTTACCAGCATCCGGAAAAACTCATCCCGTTGGCGCTTCTGAAAGCCGTTGACGGCGAGTCCATCCCGGTTTACGGCGACGGGGGGAACACGCGCGACTGGCTGTTCGTTGAGGACCATTGCCGGGCTATCTGGCTTATTCTTAAACGGGGCAAACCCGGCGAAACATATAATGTGGGCGGTAACTGCGAAAAGAAAAATCTGGAAACACTGAAGGCGCTGTTCTGCGCCCTTGAAAAACTTAAGCCTTCCGTTAAAAACCCGCGGCTTAAAGGGCGCCGCTACGAAGAGCTGATAACTTTTGTCAAAGACCGTCTCGGGCACGACCGCCGCTACGCTATAGACTCCGGAAAAATAAATAAAGAACTGGGCTGGAAACCCCTTTTCGGGTTTAATGAAGGTCTTGAAGCGACCGTCGCCTGGTACTTGGCGCACGGCGCCCGGCTGAAAAAAACCGTGGCCGCGTCATACCGCGCCTGGCTGAAAAAAAACTACACTTCGCGCTGAAGTTCAGGAACAGCGGGTTGAGGCAGCGACAAGAATGTCGTGTTTACTTAACCTTGACCTATCCCTACCGTTTTCTCCGCCCGGCAATTTGATAAAATCTATCTTATGAATACGAACGTATTCGGCGTGATACTTGCCGGCGGCTCGGGAACCCGCCTTTGGCCGCTCAGCCGCAAGCTTCTGCCTAAACAGTTTTTGCGCCTTGGAAACGAAGATTCCCTTTTTGAAAAAACGGTGTCAAGGATAACCCCTTTAACCGGCAGGAACAATGTGGTGGTGGTAACGAACAAACTGCACGCCTTAGGTTCCGGCTACCACCAGCTGAAAAAATTACGGCTGCTGATCGAGCCGGAAGCCAGAAACACCGCCCCCGCCATAGGGCTCGCCTGCCTGTACCTGCTTAAAATCTGTAAAAACGATCCCATTGCCGTGGTGCTTCCCTCCGACCACATGATAACCGACCGGAGGGCTTTCCTCAAAGTTTTGTCCGCGGCGGTCAAAGAAGCCCAAAAGGGCAAAATAGTCACGCTTGGTGTGACTCCCGATTCTCCGGAAACCGGTTATGGCTATATAAAAGCCATAGGCCGTAAGCCATATGCCATAGGAGGCACGGAGTGTTTAAAAGCTGAAAAATTCGTGGAAAAGCCGGACCTCGAGACGGCTCGGAAATACCTGAAAACCGGCGGCTATTACTGGAACGCGGGGATGTTCGTTTTCAAGGCTTCAGTGATGCTGGAGGAATTTAAAAAATATCTGCCCGCGGCCTACAACCTGCTTAAAAAAATAGATAAAGAGGCTTTTAACGGGGAAAAAATAAATTACGGCGGACTTTCAGCCCCGTTCTCAAAAATGCCGTCCATCTCCATAGACTACGCGGTAATGGAGAAATCCGCCCGGGTTTGCGTGATCCCTGCAAAATTCGGCTGGAGCGATGTGGGCAGCTGGCATTATTTCTATGAAGCGCTACCCAAGGACAGGGACGGCAATGTTAAATTCGGGGACGTGCTTGCCCTTGACGCGCGGGACAATCTGCTCTATTCAGGGAGCAGGCTCGTAACGGCCATAGGCGTTAAAAACCTGGCGGTAATAGAAACCCGTGACGCCATTCTGGTTTCGGAAATAAACAGTTCGCGGGAAGTTAAAAAAATCGTCGCGGAGCTTAAAAAGAAAAACCGCCGCGAACTGGACGAGCATGTAACCGTGGAACGCCCCTGGGGTTCTTACACGGTGCTTGAGGATCTGCCTAATTACAAAGTTAAAAAACTTAAAATTTATCCGGGCCATAAGATAAGTTACCAGTACCACAGGCGCCGCTCCGAGCATTGGTTCGTCGTAAAGGGCCTGGCCGAGGTTACGCTGGACGGGAAAAAAATAAAAGTCCCGCAAAACCGTCATGTGGATATACCGCTTAAAGCCAGGCACATGCTTTTTAATCCGGGCCGCGCGGACCTTGAAATAATAGAGGTACAGTCAGGCGTTTATTTCGGCGAGGACGATATCATCCGCTTAAATGATGGTTATGGCAGAAGATAGGGAAAAAGGTGTGAATTTATGAAAAAAGCTTTAATAACCGGCATAACCGGCCAGGACGGAGCATATCTGGCGGAGCTGCTCCTGAAAAAAGGCTATGAAGTTCATGGCATCATACGCCGCTCGTCATCTTTCAATACCGGGAGGATAGACCACCTTTACCGTGATCCGCACAATAGGGGCGTGCGCCTTAAACTGCATTATGGCGACCTCACCGATTGCCCGGCTTTGGTACATATCATGCAGAAGGTCCGGCCCGAGGAGGTTTATAATCTGGGCGCCCAGAGCCATGTGGCGGTAAGTTTCGAGCAGCCGGAGTATACCGGCAACTCCGACGCGCTTGGAACGCTGCGCCTGCTTGAGGCTATACGAATACTCGGCCTTGAGAAAACCACGAAGTTCTACCAGGCTTCCACCTCTGAGTTGTTCGGCCAGGTGCGTGAAATCCCGCAGAGCGAAAAGACGCCTTTTTATCCGCGCTCGCCTTACGGGGTGGCCAAACTTTACGGCTATTGGATAACCATCAATTACCGGGAGTCCTACAATATGTTCGCTTCCAACGGCATATTATTCAATCACGAATCTCCGCTCAGGGGCGCGACTTTTGTCA contains:
- the rfbB gene encoding dTDP-glucose 4,6-dehydratase, with amino-acid sequence MTKTMLVTGGAGFIGSNFIRFIFKKTGFKGRIINLDKLTYAGLRGNLSDIERCFGPKRYIFIKGDICDFKKVDAVIKKYDVSVIVNFAAETHVDRSIHGPKEFIETNINGTFNLLECARVHWKNRKDVRFHHISTDEVFGSLGKTGRFTETTPYDPRSPYSAAKASSDHLARAYFHTYGLPVTISNCSNNYGPYQHPEKLIPLALLKAVDGESIPVYGDGGNTRDWLFVEDHCRAIWLILKRGKPGETYNVGGNCEKKNLETLKALFCALEKLKPSVKNPRLKGRRYEELITFVKDRLGHDRRYAIDSGKINKELGWKPLFGFNEGLEATVAWYLAHGARLKKTVAASYRAWLKKNYTSR
- the gmd gene encoding GDP-mannose 4,6-dehydratase — translated: MKKALITGITGQDGAYLAELLLKKGYEVHGIIRRSSSFNTGRIDHLYRDPHNRGVRLKLHYGDLTDCPALVHIMQKVRPEEVYNLGAQSHVAVSFEQPEYTGNSDALGTLRLLEAIRILGLEKTTKFYQASTSELFGQVREIPQSEKTPFYPRSPYGVAKLYGYWITINYRESYNMFASNGILFNHESPLRGATFVTRKITMALPRILLGLQNCLYLGNLNAKRDWGHARDYVEGMWRILQQKRPDDFVLATGEQHSVRKFVDIAARKMGMVMEWKGKGPAELGILKAFKKPELAVEFNKHDIKARPGDTIVRVDPKYYRPAEVETLLGNPAKAAKILGWRPKTSFEGLVTEMTHADLYGALRELHLKKGGFKVKSGE
- the rfbC gene encoding dTDP-4-dehydrorhamnose 3,5-epimerase is translated as MLFQFQKLKIQGLVLIKPEIGSDDRGTFSEIYKSSVFRKAGIKDAFVQDNRSVSKKGVLRGLHYQRRLFSQAKLVSCGRGRVFDVAVDLRKDSKTFKKWFGVELSGENRLSLFIPAGFAHGFLALADGSEVTYKCSKEYAPAHDAGIRWDDPAVGVKWPFKKPRLSEKDKNLPFLKSAKL
- a CDS encoding mannose-1-phosphate guanylyltransferase/mannose-6-phosphate isomerase, producing the protein MNTNVFGVILAGGSGTRLWPLSRKLLPKQFLRLGNEDSLFEKTVSRITPLTGRNNVVVVTNKLHALGSGYHQLKKLRLLIEPEARNTAPAIGLACLYLLKICKNDPIAVVLPSDHMITDRRAFLKVLSAAVKEAQKGKIVTLGVTPDSPETGYGYIKAIGRKPYAIGGTECLKAEKFVEKPDLETARKYLKTGGYYWNAGMFVFKASVMLEEFKKYLPAAYNLLKKIDKEAFNGEKINYGGLSAPFSKMPSISIDYAVMEKSARVCVIPAKFGWSDVGSWHYFYEALPKDRDGNVKFGDVLALDARDNLLYSGSRLVTAIGVKNLAVIETRDAILVSEINSSREVKKIVAELKKKNRRELDEHVTVERPWGSYTVLEDLPNYKVKKLKIYPGHKISYQYHRRRSEHWFVVKGLAEVTLDGKKIKVPQNRHVDIPLKARHMLFNPGRADLEIIEVQSGVYFGEDDIIRLNDGYGRR
- the thrS gene encoding threonine--tRNA ligase: MPEEKPENYVEKMRHSLSHVMAEAVVELFPDTKLGIGPAIENGFYYDFDTPHHFVPEDLPAIEKKMRHIIAQAQKFERSEMPKEEALKYFNGRGEKYKVELVSDLTDGTISIYKNGPFSDLCKGPHVEHTGKIKAFRLMSIAGAYWRGSEKNPMLQRIYGVAFETPAELDAYIKMQEEAAKRDHRKLGKQLEIFIFDDDVGPGLPLWLPNGGVIIEELERLAKETEAAGGYQRVKTPHICKETLYKKSGHLPYYAESMFPAMDIDGQKYYLKPMNCPHHHKIFGAKPRSYRDLPVRLAEYGTCYRYEQSGEIFGLMRVRSMQMNDAHIYCTPEQFQEEFLAVCRMYLGYFKIFGIEKYVMRFSTHSDEGLGKKYVDNKEMWYSTEKMVREALVNGGLPFKEIVNEAAFYGPKIDVQIWSAIGKEFSLATNQVDFAVPGRFGLVYKDKDGAEKTPLCIHRAPLGTHERFVGFLIEHFAGHFPLWLSPVQVKILTITSAEEDYARELSARLKAEGFRVALDLGADTIGSKVRTAALEKPAYTLIVGKKEKAEGTIALRLKGGKNLYGLKPDEVIVNLKKERDIRALTGVYTPPEGV